The proteins below come from a single Pichia kudriavzevii chromosome 2, complete sequence genomic window:
- a CDS encoding uncharacterized protein (PKUD0B11810; similar to Saccharomyces cerevisiae YOR036W (PEP12); ancestral locus Anc_5.630) translates to MAFLIDNGILGISSSHGAPLVLHLWIIHEQMSLISLHDLPEFENKATRIQRRLLEGANKLRRGEKDDMEGVEEDINKLELMVKYKDEFNIVDDRRRLVVDKLRDGLENIRNVETRIEASNVTGEERGGDSGEQPEQEQGLGQGQEQQQQQQQQQQQQQQHEFVVYHEPVNAEEIERQHYEAVQREVEINKIVNSVGELNQIFHDLDTLVNNQGELIDNIESNIYSALDNSRNAARELYKADRWDRKRRRCSYLVAIVGVFFLLIVMVILV, encoded by the coding sequence ATGGCTTTCTTGATAGATAACGGGATTTTAGGTATCTCCAGCAGCCACGGAGCTCCTCTTGTGTTGCATTTATGGATCATACACGAGCAAATGTCTCTGATATCGCTACATGACTTGCCCGAGTTTGAGAACAAGGCTACGAGGATCCAAAGGCGGTTGCTTGAAGGGGCCAACAAACTAAGGAGAGGGGAGAAAGATGACATGGAAGGCGTTGAGGAAGACATCAACAAATTAGAACTGATGGTTAAGTACAAGGATGAGTTTAACATAGTCGATGATCGACGTCGGCTCGTAGTTGATAAACTAAGGGACGGGCTAGAAAATATTCGAAATGTAGAGACACGGATTGAGGCGAGCAATGTGACGGGGGAGGAACGAGGAGGAGACAGCGGAGAACAACCAGAACAAGAACAGGGACTAGGACAAGGACAAgaacagcaacagcaacagcaacagcagcaacagcagcaacagcagcatGAGTTTGTTGTGTATCACGAGCCTGTGAATGCCGAGGAGATTGAGCGGCAACACTATGAAGCTGTGCAAAGAGAggttgaaatcaacaagattGTCAATTCGGTTGGGGAGTTGAACCAGATATTCCATGATTTGGACACACTGGTCAATAATCAAGGCGAGCTTATTGACAATATTGAGAGCAACATCTACAGTGCGTTGGATAACAGTAGAAATGCGGCGAGAGAGTTATACAAGGCAGACCGATGGGATCGCAAGAGGCGGAGATGCAGTTATTTAGTGGCGATAGTTGGTGTGTTCTTTCTGTTGATAGTTATGGTAATACTGGTATGA
- a CDS encoding uncharacterized protein (PKUD0B11870; similar to Saccharomyces cerevisiae YMR236W (TAF9); ancestral locus Anc_8.771): protein MDERENTEQGTHTPRDVRLLRLIFASQGVTSYEDHVPLQLLDFAYRYTTDILQDAMIYNDYAHPQQTNAGNMGSGHDHNHDDDDDLKNHQLLNNEDIRLAIAARTSYQFKPVPPKKMLMELAAERNEKPLPAVMPMWGVRLPPEKYCLTAKDYTEEPDAKRKKK from the coding sequence ATGGACGAAAGAGAGAATACTGAACAAGGAACACATACTCCGAGAGACGTTCGTCTCTTGCGGCTTATATTTGCATCGCAGGGCGTCACCTCGTACGAAGACCATGTTCCTCTTCAACTACTGGATTTTGCATATAGATACACGACGGACATTTTACAAGATGCTATGATTTACAACGACTATGCACATCCGCAACAAACAAATGCAGGAAATATGGGGTCTGGCCACGACCACAACCAcgacgatgacgatgacTTAAAGAACCACCAACTCTTGAACAACGAAGATATACGATTGGCAATAGCAGCAAGAACGAGTTACCAGTTCAAGCCTGTTCCACCAAAAAAGATGTTGATGGAGCTTGCTGCCGAGAGGAATGAAAAGCCCCTCCCGGCCGTGATGCCTATGTGGGGGGTCAGGTTGCCCCcagaaaaatattgtttGACTGCCAAAGATTACACTGAGGAGCCTGATGccaagagaaagaagaaatga
- a CDS encoding uncharacterized protein (PKUD0B11815; Pfam Domains: ETC_C1_NDUFA5(1.6e-27)): MRVSNVLRQALKSAQGRQSVLVRSATGNPTGLTGILQHPNPRPALISLYNATLAELKARFPPESIYRQSVENLTKARLAVVESNEVVEKIENEIGCGLIEEVIIQANEELELLKKMAEWKVWEPLEEKPLEDQWVYFGKKI, from the coding sequence ATGAGAGTATCTAACGTTCTCAGACAGGCACTCAAGTCGGCCCAGGGCCGTCAATCGGTTCTGGTGAGATCGGCAACGGGGAACCCAACTGGATTGACTGGGATTCTTCAGCATCCAAACCCTAGACCAGCCTTGATTTCTCTATACAATGCCACCTTGGCCGAACTCAAGGCCCGTTTCCCGCCAGAGTCCATCTACAGACAGTCTGTGGAGAACCTCACAAAGGCTAGACTTGCTGTAGTTGAGTCCAACGAGGTTGTTGAGAAGATTGAAAACGAAATTGGTTGTGGATTAATCGAGGAAGTCATTATCCAAGCTAATGAGGAGCTCgagttgttgaagaagatggcCGAATGGAAAGTATGGGAACCATTAGAGGAGAAACCCCTTGAAGACCAGTGGGTCTATTTTGGTAAGAAAATCTAA
- a CDS encoding uncharacterized protein (PKUD0B11890; similar to Saccharomyces cerevisiae YLR208W (SEC13); ancestral locus Anc_7.338) has protein sequence MVSIANAHDDLIHDAVLDYYGKRLATCSSDKTIKIFAIENDQHRLIETLRGHEGPVWQVGWAHPKFGVILASCSYDGAVLVWKEENGVWSLITEHRVHSASVNSISWAPEEYGALLLCTSSDGSASVIEFVADGSTKNFVFDAHSIGVNAGTWAPCFTDGKNIEDRRIVTGGCDNLVKIWRFQKDGNGVVLEDSLQGHTDWVRDVAWSPCNLGKAYIATASQDRTVLIWTKGTSEEGAVWKKTLLTKDKFPDVCWRASWSLSGNILAISGNDKVTLWKETLDGSWESAGEVEQ, from the coding sequence ATGGTTTCCATTGCTAACGCACACGATGATCTCATTCATGACGCTGTCCTTGACTATTATGGCAAACGTCTTGCCACTTGCTCAAGTGacaaaacaatcaaaatctttgcaattgaaaacgACCAGCACAGATTAATCGAGACGCTACGTGGCCATGAAGGTCCTGTATGGCAAGTTGGTTGGGCGCATCCTAAGTTTGGTGTAATCTTAGCGTCCTGTTCATATGATGGTGCTGTCCTTGTGTGGAAGGAAGAGAACGGTGTTTGGTCCTTGATAACCGAACATAGAGTCCATTCAGCAAGTGTCAATTCTATATCATGGGCACCTGAAGAATACGGAGCATTATTACTGTGTACATCAAGTGATGGTTCTGCTTCTGTAATTGAGTTTGTGGCCGATGGAAGTACAAAaaactttgtttttgatgcACATTCGATTGGTGTCAACGCAGGTACCTGGGCCCCATGTTTCACCGACGgcaaaaacattgaagaTAGAAGAATTGTCACTGGTGGTTGTGACAATCTAGTCAAAATCTGGAGATTCCAAAAAGATGGTAACGGTGTTGTTCTAGAAGATTCATTACAAGGCCACACTGATTGGGTGCGTGATGTTGCTTGGTCTCCTTGTAATTTGGGGAAGGCATACATTGCGACTGCATCGCAAGATAGAACAGTGCTTATATGGACTAAAGGTACTAGTGAGGAAGGTGCAGTTTGGAAGAAAACCCTTTTGACTAAGGACAAATTTCCAGATGTTTGCTGGAGGGCTTCCTGGTCATTGAGCGGAAACATTCTTGCCATTAGTGGTAATGATAAAGTTACATTGTGGAAAGAGACCCTGGATGGTAGTTGGGAATCCGCTGGTGAAGTTGAACAGTGA
- a CDS encoding uncharacterized protein (PKUD0B11880; similar to Saccharomyces cerevisiae YMR237W (BCH1) and YOR299W (BUD7); ancestral locus Anc_8.772), with protein MSFVTQGSIPEVVERFPGASIEDRTAILPQVNDLGPPDLVNLIKIIGQPTPKSTPQSLQTTGVYLYYTGADTSNVATVAALLNSLATIIGEEPQMWFGKRKPWHVSHATYSTYNAFRKMDIRVHVAFPGSVKWEVLDQYGNHASSDIIGNEESDDIWTECFVSSMVRSLITADDDGDFASIVEIRRINPFMNPKVSIPEFLNGFKKLYIQGEKLGCNEFVHAPSRLDNYLVDAFFNCVELTHCYEQALEILYSLVDENPEVSVLIARTLFLANREIEAVKYIHEKLAASPNIFEVPGASHLLLLQSKFCFDKQRPDLALPLAVKAVESSPSLFEPWEHLAKVYIALNKFEDALLTLNACPMVTHKDKYILKRIASGAAERLKEQSERDSTQPISSSSPRPSDMHLPLPSDVFLSGVTNLSSVDVAAEHAKLSKTSKSDNDNSITPSSILSLPASTLKSTFKRSYLLLAQIVHKIGWENMLKMRSKVFVMEEEWHLSNPSMAKLSSHSATDLSGDFRKKRLCERWLDNLFMLLYEDMKVYTFVRAQEMQAESMSDTLTPPLDSGSWCGSPNAEKTLDPYTESRTCIEWELIGLICERLGHKRDAQRCYERALARRFSVRAGKKLIGIYSRWRNRTRQQIGAQGKISNSITLGNGNNSKIMNNANNSMATLTKSVSHSYPSKDFTMYDPALLRLSVGLLVWDYRWYTLFSPLLLDTLAEVFNDIGSTKAESEVRIWFDEHEGNRGVLDLVNLATTILESWGRVETEH; from the coding sequence ATGAGTTTCGTTACACAGGGATCCATTCCGGAAGTTGTAGAGCGATTTCCAGGCGCATCTATTGAGGACAGAACGGCGATTCTTCCACAAGTCAATGATTTAGGACCTCCTGATTTGGTTAATTTGATCAAGATCATTGGCCAACCTACACCCAAATCGACACCTCAATCGCTACAAACAACAGGTGTCTATTTATACTACACTGGTGCGGACACTAGTAATGTTGCCACGGTTGCTGCGTTGCTCAATTCCTTGGCAACAATCATTGGCGAAGAACCGCAGATGTGGTTTGGCAAACGCAAGCCTTGGCACGTATCTCATGCCACATATTCCACGTATAATGCCTTCAGAAAAATGGACATAAGAGTGCACGTCGCATTTCCGGGTAGTGTGAAATGGGAAGTTTTAGACCAATATGGCAATCATGCAAGTAGTGATATCATTGGCAACGAAGAAAGTGATGACATTTGGACAGAATGCTTTGTGTCAAGCATGGTGAGATCGTTAATTACTGCAGACGATGATGGCGACTTTGCGTCAATTGTAGAGATCCGGAGAATTAATCCGTTTATGAATCCCAAAGTTAGCATACCTGAATTTTTGAATGGATTCAAAAAGTTATATATTCAAGGTGAAAAACTTGGTTGCAATGAATTCGTCCATGCACCTTCAAGATTGGACAATTATTTAGTCGATGCCTTTTTTAACTGTGTGGAGCTGACTCATTGCTATGAACAGGCTTTGGAAATCCTGTACTCTTTAGTTGATGAAAACCCCGAAGTTTCTGTTTTAATTGCCAGAACCCTATTTTTAGCAAATAGGGAGATTGAGGCCGTGAAATACATCCATGAAAAGTTAGCAGCTAGTCCTAATATATTTGAGGTTCCAGGTGCTTCTCACTTGCTATTATTACAATCCAAATTCTGCTTTGATAAACAACGCCCAGATTTGGCATTACCATTGGCAGTGAAAGCCGTTGAATCTTCTCCATCGTTATTTGAACCATGGGAACATCTGGCAAAAGTTTATATTGCCTTaaacaaatttgaagatgctCTTCTGACCCTTAATGCTTGTCCAATGGTGACCCACAAAGATAAATATATCTTGAAGCGAATTGCATCGGGTGCTGCAGAAAGGTTAAAGGAACAGTCAGAGAGAGATTCAACACAGCCAATCTCATCGTCCTCCCCCAGACCATCTGATATGCATTTGCCCCTTCCTAGCGATGTCTTTCTCAGTGGTGTAACAAATCTAAGTTCTGTAGATGTTGCGGCAGAACACGCCAAATTATCCAAAACTTCCAAAtctgataatgataatTCTATTACTCCATCAAGTATCCTCTCGTTACCGGCATCTACTCTAAAGTCAACTTTTAAGAGATCCTATCTTTTGCTTGCCCAAATTGTTCATAAAATAGGATGGGAGAATATGCTAAAAATGAGATCAAAAGTCTTTGTTATGGAAGAAGAGTGGCACTTGTCCAACCCTTCAATGGCCAAGTTGTCATCACACTCAGCAACAGACTTATCGGGTGACTTCCGTAAGAAAAGGCTATGTGAGAGATGGTTAGACAATTTGTTTATGTTGTTATATGAAGATATGAAGGTTTACACTTTTGTACGTGCTCAGGAAATGCAAGCAGAGTCAATGTCGGATACGCTAACTCCACCGCTTGATTCTGGTTCATGGTGTGGCTCTCCAAATGCCGAGAAAACTTTGGATCCTTACACTGAATCACGTACTTGTATAGAATGGGAATTGATTGGTTTAATATGTGAGAGATTAGGTCACAAAAGAGATGCCCAAAGGTGCTATGAACGTGCGTTAGCTAGAAGGTTCAGTGTCCGTGCTggaaagaaattgatagGTATTTACAGCCGGTGGAGGAATCGTACCCGTCAACAAATTGGTGCTCAGGgcaaaatatccaattctATTACGCTTGGAAACGGGAACAACTCCAAAATCATGAACAACGCTAACAATTCGATGGCAACACTTACAAAGAGCGTCTCCCATAGTTACCCGTCAAAGGATTTCACCATGTACGATCCGGCACTTTTGAGGCTCTCTGTGGGATTACTTGTATGGGATTATAGATGGTACACATTATTTTCACCATTATTATTGGACACACTAGCGGAAGTGTTTAATGATATTGGCTCCACGAAGGCCGAAAGTGAAGTTCGTATCTGGTTTGACGAGCATGAGGGTAATCGTGGTGTACTAGATCTAGTTAATCTTGCCACAACCATTTTAGAATCTTGGGGGCGTGTTGAAACCGAACACTGA
- a CDS encoding uncharacterized protein (PKUD0B11830) has translation MWQMLICLHRRCYVRGKRSHVTACLYGGKKKKKIEKARGGEFASLFYFFFLFSFSRLVVKFLYSFIRVTGCTGASGNCFFYFFNFFYFFYFFYFFYFFIFFIFFIFFILFIFFIFFIFFIFFIFFIFFIFLLIVLFFYIFFFIFFFYIFLNFLIFYFFYFFIFFIFFNFLFFLFF, from the coding sequence ATGTGGCAAATGCTCATTTGTTTGCATAGACGCTGCTACGTTCGAGGAAAAAGAAGTCACGTGACGGCGTGTTTGTATGGagggaaaaagaaaaaaaaaatagagaaaGCGCGAGGGGGAGAATTTGCCTCacttttttattttttttttttgtttagtttTTCTCGTCTCGTCGTCAAGTTTCTGTATAGTTTTATAAGAGTGACGGGGTGTACGGGTGCAAGTGGaaactgttttttttatttttttaattttttttattttttttattttttttattttttttatttttttattttttttattttttttattttttttattttatttattttttttattttttttattttttttattttttttattttttttattttttttatttttttgttaattgttttatttttttatatttttttttttatattttttttttatatttttttaaattttttaattttctattttttttatttttttattttttttattttttttaattttctattttttttatttttttaa
- a CDS encoding uncharacterized protein (PKUD0B11820; similar to Saccharomyces cerevisiae YHR058C (MED6); ancestral locus Anc_5.324) — MTQLDEVEWRSPEFINAYGLRTDNVLEYLSLSPFWERTCSNQVLKMQRQVEENSMGVVPTFDTSLRKMRGIEFVLHHYREPDLWIIRKERRFDNGRVAHARSHVAAPLSEFLQTPPGLGAPDDVTPLADIWVVGANVYMAPNILDVLEQHLLRTTLAMNNVQNQIHGENPFKEDTNPQNGASTKFLNTIPSKTLTTFHKAPAPPASASAARARARDVHDQLAAHAPQFFQFCVREHHLLETTKRDGGVMGQYEETRDGKK, encoded by the coding sequence ATGACACAATTAGACGAGGTTGAATGGAGATCCCCCGAATTTATCAATGCCTATGGACTTCGTACTGACAATGTACTCGAATACCTCTCGCTTTCGCCCTTTTGGGAACGCACCTGTTCTAACCAGGTGCTGAAAATGCAGCGccaagttgaagaaaattcaatggGGGTTGTCCCCACTTTTGATACCTCACTCCGCAAAATGCGCGGTATTGAATTTGTGCTTCATCATTATAGGGAACCTGATTTGTGGATCATTCGCAAGGAGAGACGTTTCGATAACGGCCGCGTGGCGCACGCGCGGAGTCACGTGGCCGCGCCACTTTCTGAGTTTCTACAAACACCTCCTGGGTTGGGTGCCCCGGATGATGTCACTCCATTGGCAGACATATGGGTTGTAGGTGCCAATGTCTACATGGCGCCCAATATTCTCGATGTATTAGAACAGCATCTATTACGGACAACGTTGGCCATGAATAACgtccaaaatcaaatacatGGAGAGAACCCATTTAAAGAAGATACTAATCCTCAAAATGGGGCATCCACAAAATTTTTAAATACAATCCCATCCAAAACTTTAACTACTTTTCATAAAGCGCCTGCGCCACCTGCGTCTGCGTCCGCGGCACGTGCACGAGCACGTGACGTGCACGACCAGCTGGCGGCGCATGCACCAcagttttttcaattttgtgTGCGCGAACATCATTTGCTAGAAACGACTAAAAGAGACGGTGGTGTAATGGGTCAATATGAAGAAACGAGAGAtgggaaaaaataa
- a CDS encoding uncharacterized protein (PKUD0B11860; Pfam Domains: DnaJ(5.1e-35)), translating into MSHYDTLGVSPTCTDQELKKAYRKLALRFHPDKNPSKEAEDNFKRINDAYGILSDPKKRKEYDQSLKPKINGFSTFADGFGNGFSFNTNDIFSTFMHANSPFENYKRSTFNAGSQREAYERARAQHYEAKSRQERARSTENEEKMRRQRENEENRRRQENELRRRKEELRRRELREQKAREREAELARRRAQEIEAEARRKLQEERLKNSKYSHDGTKNSNYSGMDTHNNNNDQNGSKRNDKDSGGVCDDRANGPNRFAFRDPTDDGMPDIVDNDSFMQGAQEVKEWMNKRTWDDVGGFKPVDTVESQSPSPSPQLNGDADEANNGYSNGEEEKEEEKEEGEEEGEEEEEGEEEGEEEGEEEEGEEEEEVEPEDETSASEGDSDANLYSDEGPSLDTGGTKDDPIIIDLDDESLLESDGENQVKHDSNIENIILDEPSATDTEHERDFETPLGSPKRRKLSPSREPRLQTPKRKTSVSTIRNNGSKKPRKITFLDQLSDLTRQENLIYNQIKQTTLDPPLTTLPDLLQWKMATEEVLDQHSQFVKSIQILIREEITRKQHAPHASHDHAVCVLAEAVAHEHELINFRGVLISIFLSTLEKWQAH; encoded by the coding sequence ATGTCTCATTACGATACTTTGGGTGTTTCGCCTACATGCACAGATCAAGAACTGAAGAAGGCATATAGGAAACTGGCGCTTAGGTTTCATCCCGATAAAAATCCATCAAAGGAAGCAGAGGATAACTTTAAAAGGATAAACGATGCATATGGAATATTGAGTGACCCTAAAAAGAGGAAGGAGTACGACCAGTCGTTAAAACCAAAAATCAATGGGTTTTCCACCTTTGCTGATGGGTTTGGCAATGGTTTTTCATTCAATACCAATGATATATTTTCTACATTCATGCATGCCAACAGCCCGTTTGAAAACTACAAGCGTAGTACATTCAATGCAGGATCTCAACGTGAGGCTTATGAGCGGGCACGAGCTCAACATTATGAGGCCAAGAGCCGTCAAGAAAGGGCAAGGAGTACCGAAAATGAGGAGAAAATGAGAAGACAGCGtgaaaatgaggaaaacaGAAGGCGACAAGAGAATGAGTTACGTAGAAGGAAGGAAGAGTTGAGGAGGAGGGAACTCAGAGAACAAAAAGCCCGTGAACGTGAAGCTGAATTGGCTAGGCGCAGAGCccaagaaattgaagccGAAGCTAGGAGGAAACTGCAAGAAGAACGtttgaaaaacagcaaaTATAGTCATGACGGCACCAAGAACAGTAATTATAGTGGCATGGATACTcataacaataataatgatCAAAATGGTAGTAAAAGGAACGATAAAGATAGTGGTGGTGTATGTGATGATCGAGCAAATGGGCCAAACAGGTTTGCCTTTAGGGATCCTACGGATGACGGGATGCCTGATATAGTAGACAATGATTCTTTTATGCAGGGTGCACAGGAGGTCAAAGAATGGATGAACAAGAGAACGTGGGACGACGTTGGAGGATTCAAGCCTGTAGACACTGTTGAATCGCAGAGTCCCTCTCCATCTCCCCAGCTGAATGGAGATGCCGATGAAGCAAATAATGGATATTCCAACGgcgaagaagaaaaagaagaagaaaaagaagaaggagaagaagaaggagaagaagaagaagaaggagaagaagaaggagaagaagaaggagaagaagaagaaggagaagaagaagaagaagtagaaCCTGAAGACGAAACATCAGCAAGCGAGGGTGACTCCGATGCCAATCTATACTCTGATGAAGGCCCTTCACTGGATACTGGGGGGACCAAAGATGATCCAATTATAATCGACTTGGACGACGAGAGTCTTTTGGAGAGTGACGGCGAGAATCAAGTAAAGCATGATTCCAACATTGAGAATATCATACTTGACGAACCAAGTGCCACAGATACAGAGCATGAGCGTGACTTTGAAACCCCATTAGGGTCACCGAAGCGGCGGAAGTTAAGTCCTTCTCGAGAACCACGACTGCAAACCCCAAAGAGAAAGACCAGTGTCTCTACAATACGTAACAATGGATCCAAAAAGCCAAGGAAGATCACATTTCTTGACCAACTCTCCGATCTCACTCGCCAGGAAAATTTGATCTACAACCAAATAAAACAGACAACACTAGACCCACCTCTCACGACACTACCGGACTTACTCCAATGGAAGATGGCAACAGAGGAAGTCTTGGATCAACATAGCCAATTTGTAAAAAGTATCCAAATACTGATAAGGGAAGAAATTACACGGAAACAACATGCGCCACATGCATCACATGACCATGCGGTTTGTGTCTTAGCTGAAGCAGTGGCGCATGAACAtgaattgataaatttcCGAGGCGTCCTCATTTCTATTTTCCTCTCCACCCTGGAGAAGTGGCAAGCACACTGA
- a CDS encoding uncharacterized protein (PKUD0B11840; similar to Saccharomyces cerevisiae YHR059W (FYV4); ancestral locus Anc_5.325), producing MFRQFSTSARLLKHSPHTAKIPQPIKEIANVEAFLTHIGHNTVEFKEAFPTWESLFTSSSREMKAAGIDVKARKYILDQVERYRKAALVTKTPVLDAIKEIKPSVKKHGGERKLNQYLAQKRILERIELAKALKQYRKEERAILQKYKAFERLHSELHHTL from the coding sequence ATGTTTCGCCAGTTTTCAACCTCTGCACGTTTACTCAAACATTCTCCACATACCGCCAAGATTCCTCAGCCAATAAAGGAGATCGCCAACGTTGAGGCGTTCCTCACCCACATTGGACACAATACTGTTGAGTTCAAGGAGGCGTTCCCAACATGGGAGTCGCTCTTCACATCGTCCTCCAGGGAAATGAAGGCCGCAGGTATTGACGTCAAGGCAAGGAAATACATTCTCGACCAGGTGGAGAGATATAGGAAAGCCGCTCTTGTCACGAAAACCCCTGTCTTGGACGCCATCAAGGAGATCAAGCCTTCTGTGAAGAAACACGGCGGCGAACGGAAACTGAACCAATACTTGGCCCAAAAGAGAATTCTTGAAAGGATCGAATTGGCCAAGGCCTTGAAACAGTACAGAAAGGAAGAGCGTGCCATCCTGCAAAAGTATAAGGCTTTTGAAAGACTGCACTCAGAATTGCACCATACGCTGTAA
- a CDS encoding uncharacterized protein (PKUD0B11850; similar to Saccharomyces cerevisiae YDR305C (HNT2); ancestral locus Anc_5.326) produces MSASMRRETFSSRQTMIKFYKFPVTTQVFHVSKYSFALVNLKPIVPGHVLVVPFRQVPTLEELPEIESIDFFQTVLRVEKFIKKVYTSDALNVAIQDGVAAGQSVPHVHCHLIPRYLKDGWGDGIYQVLEENEGLMRGKWWLQVCEAMQVAKDEERKERTMEVMEKEAEWLKGKMKEWLLESGQWKNEYDC; encoded by the coding sequence ATGTCCGCATCCATGAGACGTGAAACATTCTCGTCCCGACAGACAATGATCAAGTTCTACAAGTTCCCCGTAACAACACAAGTGTTCCATGTTAGTAAGTATTCATTTGCACTAGTGAATCTAAAGCCGATTGTTCCTGGACATGTCCTGGTTGTACCATTTCGACAAGTTCCAACACTAGAAGAACTACCGGAGATTGAAAGTATTGATTTCTTCCAGACTGTTCTTCGGGTTGAGAAGTTTATAAAGAAAGTATACACTAGTGATGCGTTGAACGTTGCAATTCAGGATGGCGTTGCCGCTGGCCAGAGTGTTCCTCATGTTCATTGTCATTTGATTCCGAGGTATTTGAAAGATGGATGGGGGGACGGGATATACCAGGTTCTGGAGGAGAACGAGGGGCTGATGAGGGGGAAATGGTGGCTACAAGTGTGTGAGGCCATGCAGGTTGCAAAGGATGAGGAACGCAAGGAGAGAACAATGGAGGTGATGGAGAAGGAGGCGGAATGGTTGAAGGGGAAGATGAAAGAGTGGTTGTTGGAGAGTGGACAGTGGAAGAACGAGTACGACTGTTAG